In Aegilops tauschii subsp. strangulata cultivar AL8/78 chromosome 3, Aet v6.0, whole genome shotgun sequence, one genomic interval encodes:
- the LOC109776920 gene encoding uncharacterized protein — MVRELLAVLVRAALQWALATLLLANGAAFCLIAAAASSLRLGPPCLLCARVHRLLCSDCGQEERDAFRRLLCDAHVAAIARLGAQEAEQPACSPSDHVDAGTKYGGLESHRVVSIGSEICEQDRGADDDHPRAAATNLSTLGRTSSMDSGEGPYVSLFELAPLVALPEANPPPDYDAKEAPHGHGHRTTTRPEHDERASPSDAAGGEPALTVSGLVAALRAQRRELEAARAELHGERRARAELEEQGELDREAARVAMQLVHEAETEKHELQRQLDALRVRAQLHDYEAAGLDAADYSAPVSRLGRRLSRDGGSESMGLEVEDEAGWSGNKNYQSLVDFLPGSVYSSSPDLANLLRLYTEGNGNGARRPKEGDITEEEEEEEEVVVAVTAAAVSGFDGGDGEEATSMAAAAGASLAESGGDHVRADLAQDEAAVMRA, encoded by the exons ATGGTccgcgagttgctggccgtgctGGTGCGCGCGGCGCTGCAGTGGGCGCTGGCGACGCTGCTCCTCGCCAACGGCGCCGCCTTCTGCCTCAtcgccgccgcggcctcctcgCTCCGCCTCGGCCCGCCATGCCTCCTCTGCGCACGCGTCCACCGCCTGCTCTGCTCCGACTGCGGCCAAGAAGAACGAGACGCCTTCCGCCGCCTGCTCTGCGACGCTCACGTCGCCGCCATCGCGCGCTTAGGCGCACAAGAAGCAGAGCAGCCGGCGTGCTCTCCTTCTGATCACGTCGACGCAGGGACAAAATATGGAG GTCTGGAGTCTCACCGCGTCGTCTCCATCGGCAGCGAGATCTGCGAGCAAGATCGTGGCGCCGACGATGACCACCCTCGTGCCGCTGCCACCAACCTCAGCACCCTCGGAAGAACGTCGAGCATGGACAGCGGCGAAGGCCCGTACGTGTCCCTGTTCGAGCTCGCTCCCCTCGTCGCCCTCCCGGAAGCCAACCCGCCGCCGGATTACGATGCCAAAGAAGCACCTCACGGTCACGGTCacaggacgacgacgaggccggaGCACGACGAGAGAGCGTCCCCGAGCGACGCGGCAGGCGGCGAGCCGGCGCTGACGGTGAGCGGCCtcgtcgccgccctccgcgcgcagcggagggagctggaggcggcgcgCGCGGAGCTGCACGGCGAGCGGCGCGCTAGGGCGGAGCTGGAGGAGCAGGGCGAGCTGGACCGGGAGGCGGCGCGGGTGGCCATGCAGCTCGTCCACGAGGCGGAGACGGAGAAGCACGAGCTGCAGCGGCAGCTCGACGCGCTCAGGGTCAGGGCCCAGCTCCACGACTACGAGGCCGCCGGCTTGGACGCGGCGGACTACTCTGCTCCGGTCAGCCGGCTCGGCCGCCGGCTGAGCCGCGACGGCGGCAGTGAGTCGATGGGCCTGGAAGTGGAAGACGAGGCGGGCTGGAGCGGGAACAAGAACTACCAGTCGCTGGTGGACTTCCTGCCGGGCTCGGTCTACTCCTCGTCGCCGGACCTGGCCAACCTGCTGAGGCTCTACACGGAAGGCAATGGCAATGGAGCTCGTCGGCCGAAAGAGGgtgacatcaccgaggaggaggaggaggaggaggaggtcgtcgtCGCCGTCACGGCCGCAGCTGTCTCTGGTTTCGACGGCGGGGACGGTGAGGAGGCCACTAGCatggctgctgctgctggtgctTCTTTGGCGGAAAGCGGTGGCGACCACGTCCGAGCAGATCTTGCACAAGACGAAGCAGCTGTAATGCGTGCATGA
- the LOC109776921 gene encoding uncharacterized protein, with product MPVRVVDTATPSSQSSSGQEANAVQPSPPSCSLLTAGRCFAGTQNVSSLQKDEAWKVNVRIHGCDIEQGYLCGTMEALNVPLADTPVVTFWEGEIVDAKNYTFFTGKWEASAEDDVRHWSKFPSFTPLLSQIEADGGKSVDLSNYPYIFMRWKEQYFVNVGVDCGLTIAGFYYVCFSCSDGSISGFYYDPNSSPFQKLELKCTNEKQSGFTFSSYELQ from the exons ATGCCGGTCAGGGTGGTCGACACCGCCACCCCTTCCTCGCAGTCCTCATCAG GACAAGAGGCAAATGCTGTGCAGCCGTCTCCTCCTAGCTGCTCACTCTTAACTGCTGGAAGA TGTTTTGCAGGAACTCAGAATGTTTCAAGTTTACAAAAAGATGAAGCATGGAAAGTCAATGTTCGTATCCATGGTTGTGATATTGAACAGGGTTATTTATGTGGAACAATGGAGGCACTTAATGTTCCCTTAGCCGACACACCT GTGGTGACATTCTGGGAGGGGGAGATAGTAGATGCTAAAAATTATACTTTTTTTACTGGCAAGTGGGAGGCATC AGCAGAGGATGATGTAAGACACTGGTCCAAGTTCCCATCATTTACCCCTCTTCTG aGTCAGATTGAGGCAGATGGTGGCAAGTCTGTGGACCTTAGCAACTATCCTTATATATTTATG AGATGGAAAGAGCAGTACTTTGTTAATGTGGGAGTGGACTGCGGGTTGACCATAGCTGGTTTCTATTACGTCTGCTTTTCTTGTAGCGATGGATCCATTAGTGGCTTTTATTACGACCCAAACAGCAG TCCATTTCAGAAGCTTGAATTGAAGTGCACCAACGAGAAACAATCTGGGTTCACCTTTTCTTCGTATGAGCTGCAGTGA
- the LOC120976396 gene encoding uncharacterized protein, whose product MGGATTILFAFTVGELITTDAAGERFTTDAAGEPFTEDAAGEPFTAGATGEPHGVAKDPRREPEEASAGQVAESEFEPEVYVQASSRQNTPAPSPTACQEQPFFKVSSRFESEMKEANEMLMESKKLRVKTSKQKTVTFAPILEYRPEIENKVYSNKECPESTTEIFRKACATVFQAALKMVSRIQDTMVAYNIDKRHMVEILVSVNRYLLLKLEPSPDDEALAEVITEAALNLLDAWTENVERPLMQRAKKISSWFLQEGRVEFPPVSLSTRPCAAEDAEEFY is encoded by the exons ATGGGAGGAGCAACAACGATATTATTCGCCTTCACCGTTGGTGAGCTCATCACCACGGACGCCGCTGGTGAGCGCTTCACCACGGACGCCGCTGGTGAGCCCTTCACTGAGGACGCCGCTGGTGAGCCCTTCACCGCGGGCGCCACCGGTGAGCCCCACGGGGTCGCCAAAGACCCCAGGAGGGAGCCAGAAGAAGCCAGTGCTGGGCAAG TTGCTGAGTCGGAGTTCGAACCTGAGGTCTACGTGCAAGCATCATCAAGGCAGAACACGCCAGCCCCGAGCCCCACCGCTTGCCAGGAACAACCATTCTTCAAGGTCAGCAGCAGGTTCGAGTCAGAAATGAAGGAAGCCAATGAAATGCTGATGGAATCAAAGAAGCTGCGGGTCAAAACATCCAAGCAGAAGACCGTGACATTTGCACCGATACTAGAATACAGGCCAGAAATCGAAAACAAAGTCTACAGCAACAAGGAATGCCCTGAATCGACAACCGAGATATTCAGAAAGGCATGTGCTACAGTATTCCAGGCTGCCCTCAAGATGGTCTCTAGAATCCAAGATACAATGGTAGCATACAATATCGACAAAAGGCACATGGTAGAGATATTAGTATCAGTTAATAGATACCTTCTGCTCAAACTGGAGCCTAGTCCAGATGACGAAGCACTTGCGGAAGTTATCACTGAGGCTGCCCTAAATCTGTTAGACGCGTGGACTGAGAATGTTGAAAGGCCTTTGATGCAGAGGGCAAAGAAAATCTCTTCTTGGTTCCTGCAAGAAGGGAGAGTAGAATTTCCTCCTGTTTCGCTGTCTACACGTCCTTGTGCTGCAGAAG ATGCAGAAGAGTTCTATTAA